TGAAACAAGGCAGGGTACAGGGTACAGATATTATGAAACAAGGCAGGGTACAGGGTACAGATATTATGAAACAAGGCAGGGTACAGGCTACAGATATTATGAAACCAGGCAGGGTACAGGGTACAGATATTATGGAACCAGGCAGGGTACAGGGTACAGATATTATGAAACAAGGCAGGGTACAGGGTACAGATATTATGGAACCAGGCAGGGTACAGGGTACAGATATTATGAAACAAGGCAGGGTACAGGGTACAGATATTATGAAACAAGGCAGGGTACAGGCTACAGATATTATGAAACCAGGCAGGGTACAGGGTACAGATATTATGAAACAAGGCAGGGTACAGGGTACAGATATTATGAAACCAGGCAGGGTACAGGGTACAGATATTATGAAACCAAGCAGGGTACAGGGTACAGATATTATGAAACAAGGCAGGGTACAGGGTACAGATATTATGGAACCAGGCAGGGTACAGGGTACAGATATTATGGAACTAGGTATATTGGATGAGCTGATCACTCATGACAAAGTCTGCTCTGGAAGAATCTTGCCAGGAGTGAGGAATGTCATGGACATTGAGAATCTCCATGTTCTCCACATTACTGTAGGAtactgtaatgatgcactttcagagacatCATTAGTGAACATTATCGATTCATTAACAAGCCATGTAGAGCAGCAGTCTGTTTGCAGCTAATCCTCAAATAGCCCTGTCCTCGGAGAAACTCCTCCACCCCCAGgatgattccccactctgagttCCGAttggtgacccttactctgctgtgtgtcccttaaagggacaatcaccacagagaCGTTCGGGGAAAGGGCGACAAATCCTCAGCTGGAGAGTAAATTGGGTTGCTGAACTCACTGGTGCCTCTCTCTGTAATAACTCAGATCAGGAGATTGATGTATGGATGAGGGGACGTGAGCAGGGTGGCACTCACTGACTGATTAATTTACTACATTTTAACACATATTTAATTAAAGTTAGATCTTTGAGATAGGGTGATTTTCTTCCTTTTTTTGTGAATTTATGTATTTTTTTCGTAATGAACAAGCAATATATCTAAATCAAATTTCCGTCTGGATAATAATAAAGTGAATGTGAGTGAACTATTCACCTTAGACATGAGTGAGGTCCACACATGCTCTTTGTAAACAGGtccctcctgaattccctattaggAGGTTATTGGAACATTTTTAACCTTTGTCAATGATGTAAGACCAACAAAAATATAAATCCATTGTTTTATTCCCAAATGAAGGAACGCAGACATTTCACAAGAGTAAATCCAATGTAGTCCATTCAACAACAAGAACATCTTACTGATACCTGTGTCTAATGTTACCACCCTTTTAGATTTGAGACAGttattgaagtttttaaaaacattttcatgGTATGTGGGTATCGTTGGCTGGGTTAGCATCCCCaaggagcataagaacataagaacataagaaataggagcaggagtaggccatctggcccttcgagcctgccccgccattcaacaagatcatggctgatctgaagcgaatgagttccacttacccgcctgctccccataacccctaattcccttatcgatcagaaaactatctacccgtgatttaaacatattcaacgaggaagcctccaccacttcaatgagcagagaattccagagattcactaccctctgagagaagaagttccccctcaactctgttccctaattgcccttgaggggacatttcagagtcaaccacattgctgtggctctggagtcacgtgtaggccagactgggtaaggacggcagatttccttccctaaaggacattagtgaagcagatgggcttttatgacaactgacaatggtttcatggtcatcatagagcaacacagcatgaaaacaggcccaaccggtccatgccaatCATGGTGTTCtcccagctggtcccaattgcccacatttggcccatatccctctaatcctttcccatccatgtacttatccaaatgtttttaaaatgttgctattgaacctgcctcaaccactttctctggcagctcattccatatacgcactgccctctgtgtgaaaaaatcgcccctcaggtcccttttcaaTCTTTCTCCTCATCAGactttttaactccagattttcctttattgaattcaaatttcaccatctgccaaggtgggatttgaacccaggtccccagagcattaccctggatctctggattgctagtccagccacaataccactacgccactgccttcccAAGTCAAGTGTTTGAGTCTTGGGGTAAGAAAAGAATGGGGTTTGCCTCTTCCTGTAGCCACACTCTGACAGGCTTCTCAGACTCAGTGGATGTTtatgctctgttgctctctctcaatTTGAAACATTTGTATGATTCTTTGCCCGGCAGACCTGTAGAACAAGAGTCTGTCACTAAGCACAAAGGGAGGACATTCAGACCACTGAGTCTAAACCAGCTTTCTGTGGAGTCAATCCATTCAATCCCATTCCCCCGCTATTATCTTGTTAAGCCTCCAGCTTTATTTCCCTCAGCATCCCATTCAATTTTATTCTAAATTTGATTGTGGCTTCTGCTGCCAATTCCCCTGTGCACGATGAGTTTCAGGGCATCATCCTTCcctatgaatttttttaaaaggttcCTCCTCACAACTCCAGTACTCTGTGTCGAAAGCCTCTCTGTGTCCCCTAATCCTCGTGCAGTCAGTTAATAGGAAGTGTTCCTTTGTCGATCATTATCTAAAtctgtcataattttgtacacatttATCAAAgctctctgcaatctcctttgCCCCAAGGAGAataactccagcttctccaatttcaccttgtaactaaaatcccccatccctgcaaccattctggtcaatctCCCCTTTCCCTCGACTGATTCCCCCTCAGTCCAGAACAACTCTTGACAATCTGGAACATCTGAAGAGGATAACTCTGATATTGATTCATCATTAACTTACTCTCAGTGATAAACAAACCCTCTGTCAAACCGCCCTCTGTGATCGAGGCTCTCGCATCTGCTCATGTCTGCagttgtgtgagaatgtgtgtgagtgtgtgtgtgtatgtgtgtgtgtatgtgtgtgtgtgtgtgtgtgtgcgtgtatgtgtgcgtgtatttgtgtgtgtgtgtgtgtgtgcgtgtatgtgtgcgtgtatgtgtgtatgtgtgtgtgtgtgcgtgtatgtgtgtatgtgtgtgtgtgtgcgtgtatgtgtgtatgtgtgtgtgtgagaatgcgtgtgtgtgtgtgtgtgtgagaatgtgtgtgtgtgagaatgtgtgtgtgtgtgtgtgtgtgagagtacgtatgtaagaatgtgtgtgtgtaagaatgtgtgtttgtgtgagcatgtgtgtatgcgtgtgtgtttgagaatgcgtgtgtgagcgtatgtgtgtgtgtgagagaatgtgtgtgtgtgagaatgtgtgtgtgagaatgtgtgtgtgagcgtgtgtgtgtgagcgtgtgtgtgtgtgtgagaatgtgtgtatgtaagagtgtgtgtctgtgagagtgtgtgtggggggggggagggggaggtggtgggggggggtggttgtggggggcggggggatgtgtGGAGTCTGGGGTGTTAGTATTTATTGAAGTATCTGTCCTGCTTTATTTATTtaggtgtgagtgtgagggtgacccAGAGAGCTTCCTGCAGTTTGTAGATTCTGTCATTTATAGCCTCACAAAGTAAGTATTGTGGTCAACTCCGGAGTTCGATGGATCAGACAGCAGAACATTCAAAACACACAAACATATCAGTGTCAAACTTCTCGTTAAATAACATTACCTGTGGAACCAGAGGATCAGGGGGCAGCAAGGGAagaaggtgagggtgggggcacaCAGAGGAAGAGGAGAAGGGGGTAGGGGGCAGGAGGTGGTAGGAAGGGGAGGTGCGACCAGAGGAGAGttagggaggggagagtggaggcGGGGAgggcaagaggaggaggaagggggctgggagagtaggGATGCAGAGTGGAGGAGAAGGGGAAGTGCAGAGGGGATAGACGAAAGGGAGAGGAAGAGATAGTGAGGTGtggaggggagaagggagagtgggaggagagggaaggaTTGGATGAGGTTCTGTTACAAAATTTCATAAATTGTTCTTCCTTTTCTTGACCTCCTCTCTTCCCGGCCACTCCCCTCCcgtcatcccccctcccctcatccccccctcccctcatccccccctcccctcatccccccctcccctcatcccccctcccctcatcccctctccccggcggcacagtgtcacagtggttagcactgctgcctcacagcgccagggacccaggttcgattcccggcttaggtgactgtgtggagtctgcacgttctccccgtgtctgcgtgggtttcctccggatgctccggtttcctcccacagtccaaagaggtgctggttagggtgcattggccgtgctaaattctccctcagtgtacccgaacaggcgccggagtgcggcgacgaggggaatttcacagtaacttcattgcagtgttaatgtaagcctgatcgtgacactaattaaaaaaaacatcccCTAGTCTCCTACTGACTGTCCCACAGACACTAACAGCACCCCCGGTTAccattaccaccccccccccccctcccctccctcacccccagttTATCAGTCCACACAGAGGGTCAGCTGTTCACTGGGGTTTCGGACAGCAGGTGACAGAGTTGTTTCGCTCACACCCTCCGACAAAGCTCAGTGATTGTAGCCTGCTTCGGGAGTCCTGCCGAACCTCACCCTCCCTACCCCAGTGCGTCACACCTTAACCCACACTCCAGCAATGAGCGCATCCCCTATCAGCGACTGTACCTGGAACCTGCCGAGGGTCATAGTGCATGGTGAGGGGGAGCTCACTAACTGAAACGTTGTGTAAGGATTAGATTCTGTTTCTAcaccaatatcctgatcctgtctGATCGAGAGCTGGCTTCACTTCCGCACAAACTTCCCTCTGGGTTAACCATTCCATTTTATCAAACCTCCTGCTGCTCCAGCCTGTCTTTGACGCAATGTCCCAGTAAATGAGGAATAAATGGGGGTTCTCCAGTGATGCCCATACCCAGAGCAGGAGCTAAACGAAGGGGAAGATTAGATGTCTGTGTGCCGACAGGAATATATTCACAATCTCTCCTTGCCACACAGTTACGGTCACAGTCCCCTCCTTGTTCACTATCTGCCTCCCCCACTTTATTCCAGCGCTTTCTTCTGTTTCCCaattacatagagtcatagaggtttacagcatggaaacaggcccttcggcccaacttgtccatgccgccccttttttttaaaaccaccaagctgtcccaattgcccacatttggcccatatccctctatacccatcgtacccatgtaactgtctaaatgatttttaaaggacaaaattgtacccgcctctactactacctctggcagcttgttccagatacttaccaccctctgtgtgaaaaaactgcccctctggacacttttgtacctctcccctctcaccttaaacctatgccctctagttttagactcccctacctttgggaaaagatattgacgatctagcagatctgtgcccctcattattttatagacctctataaggtcacccctcagcctcctatgctccagagaaaaaagtcccagtctatccagcctctccttgtaactcaatccatcaagtcctggtaacatcctagtaaatcttttctgcactctttctagtttaataatatatgttactattaacactgaaatggggttgcatggtggcacagtggttaacactgctgcctcacagcgccaaggacccgggttcaattcccggcttgggtcactgtttgtgtggagtctgcacattctccccgtgtctgcgtgggtttcctccgggtgctccggtttcctcccacagtctgaaagacgtgctagttagggtgcttaattctccctcagtgtacccgaacaggtgcctgagtgtggcgacaaggggattttcacagtaacttcattgcagtgttaatgtaagtctacttgtgactaatcaataaataaactttcttaaatattctctctctctcccatctcatTGCACCGTAAACTCTTGCTTTTCTTTTCTCATTCCCCCTTCCTCTTTCCTTTTGCTCATTCATTGCCTCCCCCGTACATTTCCCTGACCTACTCCTTGGGGCTCTGAGTTTCCATCAGGCTCTCCCAGTCTGTGATGGGACCACCTTCCCCAACACAAAAACCAAAGACCTACATTTACATGGCACCAGTCACCACCTCACAATATCCCCGATGCTCTGCGCAGCCAATCAGGTGCTTCGGAGGTGGTGTCACCGTGGTaacatggcagccaatctgtgcccagcaagatcccacaaacagtgaaGTGATATGTGATACATGAGCAGACAATCGATAgactgaggggtaaatattggcccggggggggtgggggggaggggcggaatcCCCATGCTCTTCTTTGATCATCGGATCCTTTACGCCcatagggccttggtttaacatcacaGCCGAGAAGCTGCGCCTCCGagggtgcagcactccttcagtactgggaATGTCACAATCCCAACAGAGTTTATCCAGAACTTTCCATCACCTGCATCCCCTCCTTCAGCAGTGGATTTCATACTTGATCTCCTGCTGGAAGACCACGCTGCGATTCTCAAAGACCTCGCCGCCGTCCAGGCTGTGTGACCTGTGACGCTCAGCCATGGCCTCAGCTGTCTGTGTGGCCTGGTCCTGGAGGGGGCCTGCCTGGAGTAGTTTGCCCAGTTCAGCCGTGTCCTTGTAGGTGCAGAAGTCTCTCTTGGTCCGGTCGATGACGAACATCTCATGCCCGGCAGCGTCCCGGTACTCCTCCAGCTGGGCAAAGGTGGTGGGCCCATCCGAGTAGTCGTTGAGGTAGAGGCCGCTCCCCTCCATTTCCGCCCTCTCCTCCTGCCCCGCCTTCCTCTGCTTGCCCTGTTTCCGACAGATCACCACCACCAGGAGAAGAGCGACGAGTGCGAGCAGCGAGATGCCGGCTGCGATGCCGGTCTGGGTGGCGGTGCCCAGGGCCGTGAAGTCCATGCTGTCCACACTCTCGTACAGCGGCTCGTGACTCAGGCCGGGGGCCGGCCGCAGGGGGCGGAGGGGCCGTCCCCGGCTCGACAGGTTGACCGACAGGTCAAAGGTTGCGGTGGCCTTCCCGCCGGGGTTGCTGGCCTCGCACTCGTACCTCCCGGCGTGGGAGGCCGTCACATTGCGCAGGGTCAGCGTCCCGCCGTCACCGGGGGGTATCAGGCTGCTCCGCGGTTCACCCTCGCCGTCTGGCCTCTCGAAAGGCCCCGAGCCGGGAGGGCCCGAGGATCTGGTCGCCGACTGGAGACGCCCCAGCACCGTTCTGGCGTCACTCACCTTCCTCCAGACCACCACTGGCTGTGGGTAGCCGGAGGCACGGCAGCTCACGTGCAGCTCATCTCCCGGGTGACCCACCACATCACTGCGGTCCAGTTGCACCACTGGAGGGATGCAGACCAGGCTGTTTCCTGGGATGTCCAGCAGATTCTGGCCAAGGAGGCGTGGAGGCTCCGCACACAGAATCCTTTTGCCCATCAACAGCCTGTGGCCTTCCTGAATAATCCAACctctcagccagtgcagcacaCAGTCACATCGCCACAGGTTCCCTACGGGGAGAGAAACATAAAAGGTCAAACACTCTTCATCATCCCACAACTGCTGTTCCTTCAGAACAGCGCCCACTGCCTTTAAATTACCTTAAACACCGCAATTCAATCATCCCTTAATCTTCAATACTCAGGGAGATACACGCCTCCTCTCTGCAACCTCGCTTCATtatttcaggatgggcaataaatgtcagcctagccagagacacccacatcctgagaaagaATCATTTAAACAGGAAACTCACAGAGAGTCCAGATGTCATTCTGGACAATTTGTGCTGCAATTTATCCAAATCCAATAAACCTTTCCTGTCTGGTGCCCAGAGCTGAATAAAATACTCCAAGTGCAAATCAAACCTCGATACCAGACAAGCCTAGCAACCTCTCCCCAAACCCTAGCAACCATTCCCCAAACGCCAGCAACCTCTCCCCAAACCCTAGCAACCATTCCCCAAACGCTAGCAacctctccccaaagcctggcgACCTCCCCCCAACCATGGCAACCACTCCACGAACCCTAGCAACCACTCCCCGAACTCTAGCAACCACTCCCCAAACCCGAGCAACCACTCCCCAAACCCGAGCAACCACTCCCCAAACCCGAGCAACCACTCCCCAAACCCGAGCAACCACTCCCCAAACCCGAGCAACCACTCCCCAAACCCGAGCAACCACTCCCCAAACCCTAGCAACCACTCCCCAAACCCTAGCAACCACTCCCCAAACCCTAGCAACCACTCCCCAAACCCTAGCAACCACTCCCCAAACCCTAGCAACCACTCCCCAAACCCTAGCAACCACTCCCCAAACCCTAGCAACCACTCCCCAAACCCTAGCAACCACTCCCCAAACCCTAGCAACCACTCCCCAAACCCTAGCAACCACTCCCCAAACCCTAACAACCTCTCCCCAAACCCTAACAACCTCTCCCCAAACCCTAGCAATCTCTCCCCAAACCCTAGCAATCTCTCCCCAAACCCTAGCAACCTCTCCCCAAACCCTAGCAATCTCTCCCCAAACCCTAGCGACCTCCCCCTGAAGCCGAGcaaacccctccctccctccacactgtccgggGCCTTTCCCACGCTGATGGTGGCACTCAGTTACCATGCTGCACGCATTTCAATTTTCCCTGTATACCTCCTCATTTCGCTGTCCTTTAAGGCGccttttaaaaaccatttctTTGTCTGAGTTTTTTCAAATCGCTCCTTCCTAATATCTCCCGCTTTgcctccacacccccacccatttTGTTCCATCGTGCCTCCTCATGAGCCATATGCCCCCATTTTCCCACTATAGAAATGCGATTGTCATTATTGCTGCTTATTCCAGGCCCTGAATTTCCACAACCTCCCTCTTGCTGTTCCTCAACCTCACTGCGTTTACCTGGGACAATGTATGACATGGCGGGTGGATCAGTCAAACTGTTCACCCTGGTGAAGAGATGGTGGGCTCAGGGGATACTTCCAGTTATTTGAAAATTAGAATCGAGGAGAGGGGTCCAGAACAAAACAGTTAAACCGTGATAAAGAACTGTAACCATCTGGAAAAGTTCTGCAAGTTCACCAGATCAAAGCCCCATTCATATTCACAAAGAAAGACACTGTAAAGGGAAATGTCAACAATTTCTTCATCATTATtaaactccctgtctctcacactaaGTGGATATCACCGTAAATAACTCCTGTCTCTCAAACTGTGTGGATATCGCTGTAAATATCCCCCATCTCTCACACTGTGTGGCTATCACTGTAAataactccctgtctctcacactgtgtgGATATCACTGTCaatatccccctgtctctcacactgtgtgGATATCACTGTAAATAACTCCCTATCTCTCACACTGTGTGGATATCACTGTCAATATcctcctgtctctcacactgtgtgGATATCACTGTAAATAACTCCCTATCTCTCACACTGTGTGGATATCACTGTAAATAACTCCCTGTCACTCACACTGTGTGGATATCACTGTCAATATcctcctgtctctcacactgtgtggatatcactgtaaataactccctgtctctcactgtgtggaTATCACTGTCAATATCCTCTTGTCTCTCACGCTGTGTGCATATCACTGTAAataactccctgtctctcacactgtgtgGATATCACTTTCAATATCCCCCGTCTCTCACACTGTGTGGATATCACCGTAAataactccctgtctctcacactgcagatatcGCAGTAAATAATTCCctgtctgtcacactgtgtaaataTCGCTGTCAATAACttcctgtctctcacactgtgtgGAAATCAGTGTAAATAACTCCCTATCTCTCACACTGTGTGGATATCTCTGTATataactccctgtctctcactgtgtggaTATCACTGTCAATATcctcctgtctctcacactgtgtgGATATCACTGTAAATAACTCCGTCTCTCACTGTGTGGATATCACTGTGAataactccctgtctctcacactgtgtgGATATCACTGAataactccctgtctctcactgtgtggaTATCACTGAataactccctgtctctcactgtgtggaTATCACTGAataactccctgtctctcacactgtatTGAATGTTTAGGCTGTGAGTCTGTGTCCTCACCGGTCAATCGGATCTCTTGGAGGCTCCTCAATGGTTGGATTGATGCCTGGTTTAGAgtatgcaggttgttgttgcttAGATCCAGTAAGGCCAGTGATGAGAGCCCCAGGAATGCTTGGTCAGCTAAAGACTCGAGATTGTTCTCCTGGAGATGAAGTTCTTGTAA
The DNA window shown above is from Mustelus asterias chromosome 2, sMusAst1.hap1.1, whole genome shotgun sequence and carries:
- the lrrc24 gene encoding leucine-rich repeat-containing protein 24, producing MAVIHTNSMDFIATVIILGLQVFQCQGCLEGCRCYSTTVECGSLGLTTVPSNIPPFTQTLFLQDNDITHIRQQDFSHLSKLQNLYIQNNSLSSIQPGALSRQHSLVELALNGNRIQHLNRSIFEGLDHLRVLYLAGNQIGRLLDFTFHGLQRLQELHLQENNLESLADQAFLGLSSLALLDLSNNNLHTLNQASIQPLRSLQEIRLTGNLWRCDCVLHWLRGWIIQEGHRLLMGKRILCAEPPRLLGQNLLDIPGNSLVCIPPVVQLDRSDVVGHPGDELHVSCRASGYPQPVVVWRKVSDARTVLGRLQSATRSSGPPGSGPFERPDGEGEPRSSLIPPGDGGTLTLRNVTASHAGRYECEASNPGGKATATFDLSVNLSSRGRPLRPLRPAPGLSHEPLYESVDSMDFTALGTATQTGIAAGISLLALVALLLVVVICRKQGKQRKAGQEERAEMEGSGLYLNDYSDGPTTFAQLEEYRDAAGHEMFVIDRTKRDFCTYKDTAELGKLLQAGPLQDQATQTAEAMAERHRSHSLDGGEVFENRSVVFQQEIKYEIHC